The DNA sequence AAAGACTACTTTGGCGCTCCATGCTATTGCTGAGGTGCAGGTATGGAAAATCCATATGAATCTTAAATGAAATGATGGATTGGTAATGAGATCCAAATTTAGCTTTTATTGGTATCTATGCAGAGGCTAGGAGGAAATGCCATGCTGGTTGATGCAGAGCATGCTTTTGATCCAGCATATTCGAAAGCATTGGGGGTTGATGTCGAAAACTTAATTGTTTGTCAGCCTGATCATGGTGAAATGGCACTTGAGAGTaagatatctttttttttttcccgaaGGAAATATAATATTGTAAGAAATGTGtaattaaagaagaaaaagaaggagAAAATAAGACCTAGGGGAAGGACTAGGGTTCGTCTACCTAGCAACTAGAAAAATAAAGCATACTTAAAATGACATTGAAATGCATTCTCCCACTGAAAATTTAAGTCCTCGTCCATGTCTTAATTCTTGGAAGATACCTGCATTTTCCCTtccgaaaaaagaaaagaaaatgataCTGTAACTTTCACCAGCCATGAAGAACTCTATGAAGTATCAACAAAAAACCTTATGTGTATGTATAAGATCTGTAAAAATCAGCACTACAAGCAATAGAAGATGACTATTTATAGGTGTGGAACTTGTCCATGTCATCAAGAAACGTATTGACCAAAGAAACGAACTGTAGCAGATTTTATATTCCTAGAGTTAAGACAGTAAAACAATACAGTTAGAAAAAATGTGCTGgctaataaaaagataaaacttGCACGTCTCTGGTGCTATCAGTTTACCtgtgtaaattatttattgtcTTATAATACTTGATATATCTTGATTAAATTTGAGAGTTTTATGCttgcctaatttttttttctgtctTCTCCAATTCAGTTGCAGATAGAATGTGCAGATCTGGTGCAATAGATCTAATTTGTGTTGATTCTGTCTCAGCTCTCACTCCACGAGCTGAGATTGAAGTGAGCTACTTTTtcttgttcatattttttttttcagaggtGGAGGCTGCCAACATTTGACTCATTCCTTGTGGCCTTATCTGTTGTAGGGTGAGATTGGTATGCAGCAAATGGGGTTGCAAGCACGTTTAATGAGCCAAGCTTTGCGTAAAATGTCAGGAAATGCCTCTAAAGCTGGCTGTACCCTTATATTTTTAAATCAAATAAGATATAAGGTTAGGATTGTTTCAGTATTagaatgtttttttaaaaaaatttaaatatatatataaaataattaatgatcGTATTGTTATAATATCTTTGGCAATATAAATTACTGTTAGGGACTGGGTCCAACAGAGTTGAGAATTCTTTTTGTTTAACTGATGTTAGTTACTTCCTAGCTTTACGTACTACTTTAACTTAGAACCTTATGAATTTGCTAGATTGGTGTATATTATGGAAATCCAGAAGTAACAAGTGGAGGAATTGCATTAAAGTTCTTTGCTTCAGTTCGTCTTGAAATACGTTCAACCGGGAAGATAAAATCTGTAAGTACTATAGCATTTATATTCTCTAGTTTTATCCTTTTCCTTTTCTGTTGTTCTATATGTCCTATCTATTTGTGTGGGTTGGGAGAGCTGCTTGACATAATCTACATATctgtatacatataatttagtcAGGCTTTGTGGTGTTTTTAGTTTATCATGTCAACTCATTATCAATTTATGTAATTAGGCTAAAGGAGATGAAGAGATTGGGGTTCGGGTTCGCGTGAGGGTACAAAAGAGTAAGGTAATTATCTGCTGTCATAATATTTTGTACTTTGGTCAaatatacttttcttttttGCTGGAAACAAAATGTGTTTTTTTTGTTGGGTTACTGGAAACAAAATGTTATGTCTGTATATTTTTTGGTAGAATGAATTTATACAGATGAGATGACTGTTCTGCAAGTTTAAGAAGGATTTCATTATATTAGACTATTAGAGGATAGTGCTTCACATAGAAAATACATAAGAACATTGGACCATTTATAAGAAAATGGATTACTCCATTGGTTGTAAGATGCAACCTCATAACTCTTAACACGGGTATCAATAGTTTAAAAGACTCTTGAGATCCAAAAAGCCAGTTAAGACACTTAAGTAAATTACTTAAGTATATCTATCCCTGGGAAGATATTGATCAAGTATAAGCTCTTAGTTGTAATTGTTTGCCAACATACAAATCAGGTGGCAGTTGACATTTTTTTGTCAGAGTTATCTTTGTTCTAAGTTCCTAAGTACTTCTAACAGGTTTCAAGGCCATACAAGCAGGCtgaatttgaaattatattCGGAGAGGGAGTAGGTAAACTGGTAAGTACAGTAACAGAGCATATCTATATTTCCCGCAGCCACAAGAGGTTAATAAAGATAATAACGTAGTCCACCCAAATATTTTCTCATGCAGGGTTGTGTTTTGGATTGTGCTGAAATGATGGAGGTTATAGCAAAGAAGGGCTCCTGGTATAGCTACGAGGACCAGAGGTTTGTCCTTGAATTTCAGTCTGTTTGGGGCTTGCTTTCTAATTTGATATGTGGTAAAAGAATTAAGCACACCCCAAGTATTTTTGTTCGAATGATGACAATTATCTGCACTTGACTTATGAgtggtttttttttctattattatgcTCAGCATTTTATGTTACAGGTATCTGAAAAGTTGAGTTGTTTGTCAACATATTAAACTACtggccttttttttttcttatagatTAGGACAAGGCAGGGACAAAGCATTGCAGTACTTGCGCGAGAACCCCCATCTTCTTGATGAAATAGAAAAGGTATGGGCAACTTTGCGTTCTATTATCATCCTCTTGGTGGATTTTTAGTTGAATCTAATGTGATATAACATCACATGGGCCTGTGAACCGCTTCATGTCAGCAGTTCCATTATCCTTGTCTTCATTTTCTTTGGTGTTATAGAAAAAGTAACTTGTTGAAAATGTTAGTGAAGAATTATGAAATAAGTGCATGTTTGTTCTTTTtgatatgtataatttagtgtCATCTTTCCTCATAAAATGTTAAATCACTGTATAGGGTACTCACGACTGCTAAGCATGAATTCTTTTTCCGCCTTAGAAAACTTAGTAATGAAAAATTTGGCTAGTGGAAAATGTGACCGATTCAATAACAGCTATTTTCTAACATTTCTTCTTTCTAGCTAGTTTATATGTTTTTCTATAGATTGTTCACACTTATGTTTGTGATAAAATTCTTGTGACATGCAGATAGTAAGATCGAAAATGTTCGAAGGAAGTGGAGAAGTAGGTTTTCTGCAGCCAAGGAACTTATCACTGGTTCAAGACGACGAAGATGTTTTTGAAGAGATCCAATGAAAATTTGTCAAAATTTTCTCACAATGGATTGACGCACTAGGCAGGAACCGTGGCTGAAACTGAAAGCAAAACCAAAGCAGCAGTGGTTGCTCCATCAACATGTTGAAATGGGATATGATGATGGTAGTAGTTTAACAAATTGACATCTTTGCCGTCCATTTAATTTTGGGAGCTACAAAGTTACACATCAGTGCTTATATTAGCAAAGATAAACATATTCAACCAAAACAAGGGCGGTTTTTGTAGGCAAGGGGGTTATGTAAAAGCACATGGGTTTAAGCTTTCATGTATTTGCTTCTGGAATTTCATTTAGCAAGGCATCTCTTTGTATTTATTCCCTTTCAAAGaggaaaaattaaaaagtgtaGCAAATGAGGAGCATATTCTCCTCATTAGTGTATCATTTTTTATAGCAAAAAGAAAAGGGTATTTGGAATTGCACCTGTCATATTACTTTCTTTGGTGTtacttttttctttgttttgttatcAAGGGTAACATGAAATTCATAAGATAAAACCTTACATTACAATAAActataaaacttaaaaatatgaacacatagtttaattcaaaatatgaaaatgtatttgaattaaatttttaattcaaactcatttattttgtattgttttcATCCCTTAGAGGAATAGTGATTCAACTAAAATTGTAGGAAGACATATTTCACTACTTTAgaatgtaataaaattaaaaaaattgaatgaaaatACTTTCCACTATTTCTCTTCAACCGAACAAACACTTCTTAGAACTTGGATCATTCCTATTATCTACCAAAATCTAACTTTTGGCCGGTGACGTTGTACTTTTTTGTTGTATAGATATCTTTCTCATCTATTATTTTGACAAGAGGTTAAGTTAAAAAAGATCAAGTAAAATTTGTTTTGTAGTTGCTGgataaaatttaagtgtagaaATAGGAGTTATCAAATTGATCCACTCTTTTCCTCAGAAAAGAACTCTGAAATTCAAATCTTTCACCCTTAATAGGGCAAAAATAGGATTAGTGGAAGATTTATGGTTGTAACTAATTACATTATGTTCAAAGTCAtcaatatcaatggttttgACTTAATCATTTCAAAGGTTTGGTGATGACCCAATACTAATTATTTTCACACTTTCATATATTAAGTATATGTTGTCATTTTATTGTATCTGCAACAAGCAATCACTAATTACTACTTAAAATGTAGAAACAagtataaaaatactaaaaagtaAAGATGCATAAAGAGTATATTTCTTGTCTAGACAGTTTAGTTGGAGAGGCTTATATAACAATACAAAGATTACAACATCAACA is a window from the Cannabis sativa cultivar Pink pepper isolate KNU-18-1 chromosome 1, ASM2916894v1, whole genome shotgun sequence genome containing:
- the LOC115707068 gene encoding DNA repair protein recA homolog 1, chloroplastic, giving the protein MESVLPPPNLLPHLRIVSSTSSSLRFFPYSSSSSPRPTFTSAVKPIRRVRCEFDAKVNGALSGEFDPRFVDRQKALEAAMNDINNSFGKGSVTRLGSAGGALVETFPSGCLTLDLALGGGLPRGRIVEIFGPESSGKTTLALHAIAEVQRLGGNAMLVDAEHAFDPAYSKALGVDVENLIVCQPDHGEMALEIADRMCRSGAIDLICVDSVSALTPRAEIEGEIGMQQMGLQARLMSQALRKMSGNASKAGCTLIFLNQIRYKIGVYYGNPEVTSGGIALKFFASVRLEIRSTGKIKSAKGDEEIGVRVRVRVQKSKVSRPYKQAEFEIIFGEGVGKLGCVLDCAEMMEVIAKKGSWYSYEDQRLGQGRDKALQYLRENPHLLDEIEKIVRSKMFEGSGEVGFLQPRNLSLVQDDEDVFEEIQ